ttatgagtactaaaaataaaatagtttttttacttgaaaaaatGCACAGCCAGTACACCTTTCAAATAGTCCAAATGACAAAGTATTCttgaatcataaattattataaattatagccgtattttttgtttttaagctTTGCGATAAAAATTGTCatcatctttattttttttttttttttatcaatagtcataactcataatattatatcttgtatacaccgtaataattaaaacgcgATGTAAAACGCTGCCGCAGTTAGGATGGTGGGCCATCGGTGTGGCGttgatgatattattcaaGGAGAGATCGTTATCGGGTAGTAGCCCGAAGAGTGCGATCGCGAAAACCGTGACGAATCGCATGTCCGTGGAGTTCCTGGTAGCAAGACACGAAAATCTTGTAACACTGACAGCTTACTTGTTCTTCTTCGTGTGTGTCAAAGTCATCAAATACACCGACCTGAACAGATCAATGACCATTGTATACTTAAGTGTAGGCagggtaaataatattacattttgtattatcgtattaggtattatatattgtataaataatcagTGATATACGGAAATATATTGCTGAATATACTATATCCAGTGAAATATCCCGTTTAGTGGAGCTGGAGAAGTTgtcttttttttaacgtaacaggttaattttatttcaatccattatagtaaaattattttcataatatgtaatttacgtATGACCGATGAACTTCGACTTTATTCacacattttgtaaattatgacttaattttacatttgtttatattaggtattattactcAAGTTTACAAAGAAATCTCGAAAATGTACAAATCagtcgatttttttaaattagctaGTGTAAATTATAGAATGAGCATAAAAAAgtagcatatatattatattatataagatacaaCATTGATAAAATGCCAAGCTACTCCATAAGTTCTCTTCTCTCCTTCCCCACTAAAGAATCCAGGTGAAAATATCTTAGGTGgaattatcaaaaatcaaaaatatttttaaaaaaaaattgattacgattctatttaaaagtataataatatcaataatatttacacttacgacaatacaatatatttttgctttCACTTCAGTGCTTCAAAATCGTCGCAGGATACTTGGTGATAATGGTTTTTGTCGTAAGCGCGTTCGCGACTCTCGGTTATTTCGCATTCGGAGCACAGGTAATTATGACGACGCACAATATACAttgatagattattttttactaaaacttacttatgatgtttatattaaacaaggGCGTTTATTTTGAACCTCAATCCACTTTgtgatgtacattgtacaaatatataactattaactatatatgtatacttttatgCATTGTGACCTGGTTAGGATCTTgagcaatttattaatatactttttattctaaatttcaTGATTCTTGTTTGTAGAACAGTATGGCTTCCGAACCACTGATAATAATCAtaagaatacaaattataagttttaaaaatgattatatatttaaatatttttttataaattcaataataaaccatAAGAAAATAGCGGCATCCCAGTTGAATccgaaaataattacaattttaaatttatctggTTCGGTccaggtatattaaattaaacgtgTTCGAATTGAGAtcgtataaaattacttattttatctattattatgtacgaatATATGGATTACTAACTGTCCTGAATTTCGAGTTAAGTGACATTTATAGAAAGAAAATCAGTTAAGTAATTtcctaaaatgttttttgtactAAAGACAACATTACCATATTCAAATAACGTCAGAAAACTTGCAAGCTTATACAAATgtgatatatacataaatgaatATACTGTTACTGTCTTATAGCGCATATTCTTATTCTAAAATTAGttcacatatatatttaataatgaaaaaataaataaattaagttatctGTTGTCACTGTCATTTAGTGTTTTCGTTTTCCTCTTACACACTCAAACACACAAAACAGGTAAAAGGATTTTCGACCATGTACGATTCCGTTCTTTCGTCACTCAGAATACTGATGAGAGACTTCGACTACCGGACACTTCAAGACGCAGACGCTTGGTTTACCACatttttctttgtattttTCACGTGTGTGGTGATATTTGTTCTCTtggtaattaaacaattattatgaatacatgcacactgtattttatatcttttctTTGAATAATACTCCTATAGTCTTGCAAATCGTAAGCGATCTATCTATTTCTAACAATTCTttctacaaaattacaaaaaaaaatgttattaaatacgtacaaataatttataaaaaatatatcaatcaaattacacaattaaaaatttatcaatggaaaaaaatgtacagaaaaaaatatttcaagattgaaaaatgttgtcacataataaaaatcaagcattatctttaaaaaagatTTCTTTCGTGTCACTCagaaaatattagaattttaagtCATCTGATAGATGTACAGACCACGTACTAACCAAAGAAAGCaaaattatactacatttttgttttataatattatactataaacataattcaatattttaatgtggttAGTACAGGCTCCAGTTTATAGatctataaaattttcattgtgATAAACCGTTTTTTCGGATAAAtcttaaagttaatttaaagttacgtacgtaggtataatataatactttccATTTATCTCTTATGGATGGCGGTTCTTGAACGGCTAattctatacttattttttctgttaaatcattattagcGCCATAATTTAATCACGTGATTGTTGTAGTTAGTGGCACAGTGgtcgaaaaaaaagtttgagatcGATCACAAGTACCGTATAGTAGATCGCTTACCATGCCGGTACCTATAGTATCCATTCACGTGTGTGTGCATGCAGACATGcagtaattattgtttaactcGCACTAGTTTTCCAGACGATGCTTGTGGCGATTGTGTTTCACGCGTACTTCGACGTGGACGTAGAACAATCGTTGGAGGGCCGACAACCGTACGTGAGTGACAAAGTATCAGCGTTCGTAGACCGCATAATAGCCAAGATAGGTTTCAACAAATGGGCTGAGAAACGTCGCTCCGACCGACTAAAAGACGAACTGGATCGCCGCATTACCTATCAAGATGTTTATAAGACACTGAAACGGtagaatatagtataataatataagtttatgtaTAGGAATAGGGTAATGTGTAAGTTGATTTAAAAAGCTTGACAAAGCTCGCATTTGTGCTGGTCTTACTATACTTTCTACCCCCCCTTCTACTATATAGAGAAAGTCCTATAGGattcatattattcttaaatctCAATTGTATCATACTGGGAAAtccatttaacataatataatacgttcattacttcaaaaactattattcgggattatttcaaaatataattttatgcccatattatgttagtgttGTTTATGatacttctaaaaaaaaccgtgcaaatattcataaagtgaccaataataattaattttaaatgattttataaattttttaaaataataaaaaaaaattattatttattaaaattgatatggcTCTTATTtagtcaattttaaattttgaactaccATAATTGATACACtaaaattgcttaaaaaaaaaataggactATCCGAATATGGTGTACAAAATAGgtgttgatatttaaaaaaaaatttcgaaaaaatttGAAGCGtatcaaaaaatgtgtaaatatgtacatgttatattatatatataccaccaatttgtaaaaaaaatcaatttattccaaaaaaatcTAGCCGAGAAATTCAGTGTTCCCTAAATTTGTGAACaaactgtacctatataattttaacatattttatcgttattaatttttaaatttttgaagtatatgtttaatttatcattccaaagcagaatatttttttgaaatatttcgatacattaaaattgaattttggaccaattaaaaaattagataacttatgactttataaattattacttattagtattttaaattttgatgaacAAAGTGATTTGATCATGAGGTATTCTGCAAATATTGTTCTATTTgttcaaactttaaatactaaacttatccaaaatttgattttgattgaTCGAAAAACTCCGAATAATATTCTGCTgcagaatatgaaattaaatcaatgtatgatgtattaatgtcattcaaaataataaaacttaaaaactaattacgataaaaaaaaatagtgaaattagatgaattttgtttttaattacttagaataatgtaataataatatttttaaaaactttagtttttactaaaataattaaaataattagtgtcTTGCGTTAAATGGATCGtcacacatacataatattatgcttgatATACCATTGTACCTATGAGgctatgaatattgaataatgacGAGTTGATTTCAAAGATCGTTTGCAAAGATGATTTATTCTAACACTAACGTAAGGTTTCGTCTTTGTTTTGCAGTTGTGGTTTTACGAACTCTGAAGTGGAAAAAATTCTCAATAAATACGGAATCGAACCACAAAAGACAGTACATGAAGACGAAGCCAGACAAATGTTCCGAGACGTGCTGAAAAACGATCAGGAATTGAGTAcacatttcattaatattattttattttttaaactgtatttttGATCATAACGGTCTATCaccatttaaaacaataactaaataactgCTGTTAGATACTGGCTATTGGCGATAATtccatgttttattttaacggcGATATTTGACCGACTCTCTGtctaaattagatttataatcTGTCTAGTTCATATTGCAATCAGGCAACccttatgataaaaaaaaaaaattatttgtgaaaaaaaattatattatattgaaaaaagtattgtttaaggccacttttttttttaatcgtaacGGTTGGTGAGTACGAAAATGAACTGAACaggttatacatataaacataatataagatatgtagtaaattaatatttatcattttagacgaagtaattattatattcagcctaagaaaaaaatcaacgtCATGTTAACCCCAAGAATCTTTTATTCTTTACAGTGttataatcttttaaataacttaagatAGCTTACATTCTAaactagtaaataattaatagtcgAGATAAATTCTCCTACAACTTTTGAAaagattattgtattgtatatagttaCATAGAACATGCaggtattacattaatatatacatatatatcatatatctaCTTCGATACTTGTcttgataataacataaatcaaaataattactaattagtaattatatatcatatctatgtattaggtatattaaaataaattaacatttatacgaGGCTTGTTGACTTCAAAACTACAGAACCAATTAGCAACAAATTTCACACACCTATTACttgaataggtataaaaaaaatggtaaaataataataaggattagctattatctattaattaaatttacttcatTTTTAACCCCTAAAACTAACTATCATGCATAatgaaattcatatttttattttctactttCTTCTTCATATATTCTACTTAAGGAGTGTCCTGTACTCCTGTGGTAATAGTAATTTCTGTTTTCTAAATGAGAACTCCTTTTTTTACTGGAAATTATTAACtcgaaatttttttctaatacctACTTCAAAATTCGAGTAAGCATTTTCTCagttatcaaaatgtttattgttaataatatgttatactatacctataataatagtatgtggGTATACCGATGCCGATTTTTCCATTAACAGTagaggtaggtatattaaaccGAGTTACGCAAATATGGCgccatatttttcaaataaatgtttattcgaTTTCTCCCGGTGAAATCGGATTATCCAGCTagaacttaataaattacgattaatatttcataaatgatatacttaaaaatatatttaaaaataatatatcaatataatatgtattatttcttaGGTAATAAAGATATTGAAGACAATACTGGTGGATCAGATATCAAATGGCAAGTAtagtatcaaaattattgttgcctaaccgatttataaataatatgaggtTTCAGGTTGATTAAGAGAGTAGATCTACTTGAAAATGCATTAGACGACGTTCATAAGAAATGCGATATTGTCATAGCACGTCTGGATGCAATAAGAGTTAAATTACCATCCAATTACGCAGAACAAAATCTTAAGGATAACCCTTCTTGAATTCGTAATTactataagaatttttattctttacaacaatttattttcaccaTACTGTTCTTTTCCAATAtaacctatttaattataacaaccaATAGTCTaagaaacattaataaataaatcaattattatacatgaaacgtataatataatgttttttaaatgtgctATTTATCACTACGGTCTACTCAAAGTAATTGTTGTTGCTTAAACTTGTGGAGTACTAGATTTATCTAAGCAAGATCAAAAATACTGGATCTATCCAACAAGTTTAAATCACGAAAgatcaaacaaatttaatgtattttataaaaaaaaaaataaggtgtTATTCCGAAAAACTGTTTGAGTATTACAGAATGTCAATTGGTTCTTTTTACgagctattaaaaataatccacTAATCTCTCGAACCAACTATAtaaagcaataatataataatccaaaattataatagtatattaattggtCTAATCGCAAtcgtaataatttgtttttctatttatttcgtagcattatttattatttccttaTCACGCGTTATTAGTTGAATTGTACCTAtgcattgtaatttatattataaatgtgtcaCAAGACAAACTCATAAATATCTAGGTAATTGCTACTGCTACATGTTAtacgttaataattttaaactcttgtttaatacaatataatattttggtttaaaatgaatatcgCAAAGATAAATGTTGGAAGATGGAAACTGctcgtgaaaaataaaaaataaagataggGAAGTTTCAGTGCGGGTACTGCTCTGttgtacgtaggtatattaggTGTTGGGtggatcaatattattatagatatattaaatttgaattgaacagtatattataattgtatacgaaaagCAATTCTGAGCATAGACCGTCTGTCAGTCAAATATGGGTATCACCAGTGGCGTGCGGTCAGGGTTAGGTAAGTGAGGTAAGCTCCGCATGCATGCTCAAAaaggaagaaaaataaatctatttaattcattatatcaatggtcaatacaatataagttttattttattttagatataataggtatactcgtcaataattatacttcattatacatattataatgatttttggtaaaaaaaattaataaattatgtatgacCTATATACTGCCGTGCTAAGGAAGAATGCTGTAATTTACCTCCATGCTATTTCGAGaaaaatgacattttataggtatttagtattttttggtagttctaaaatctaaacaaataaataaaaaaaaaataataataaaataaatataaatataatatttttcaaagtaaaatCCACAGTTTCTTATGGAAAATACCTGATAAATGCAATGGaactattcaattttattttaaatttttatttcaccaaGATATcattgttttgatatttatactaaacacgctattgattatataacgctataaataatcatagttACGGCATTTTTGTTTAGGAAAAACTGGTAAAACTGGTAAACGTAATACAGTATTAtctcattttttttcgatttacgGCGTTTTTTTTTAGCACGGCAGTATAGGTATGCAATATATTGACAGAAGCGTTTCAGATCTCGATTACCCGGATCGTAtctagtaaatagtaaatatgacCGGGTGCGGTAGGGCAGGttgtttaatactatttttgctTGCATGAAAGTTGGCGGGAGGTGCAAAAAGCACAGTCCACCGACCAGGGTTCCATATACTTTAACCGTTTGATGATACAAAGTTTTGCattaccaattttatttatttgcttgTACTTGTATAccatacgataataataataaaactttttttgaaaccaaatttttaataattgggtttttttattttgtataaatcacaatattataataatcctaatattgtttataattttttttattaataaacccaaaaaatatttagatttttatgataaagttaccaatgcatttataaaaaaaagatcgacgaatggattttatttatacaaatatataatagataaataaatactatacattataaaaaacacatttttttttatttacctaaataattaataatttacctttataagtaacggttttttttttttttggcgctTACTCAGCTTCCAATACTACTACACGTCGCTGGGtatcactaaatatatttcatgacatattttttttgatattaagacGTTTATTTTACTCTTAATATTACGTTAAGTTGATATAATTGTTTcagaaaatagtatataatatgtataagtcaTTCATtcaataaatcgttattatattaaaattgatgctTTATTcgattatcaattttaacatttcacCGTACCTGCAAACTACAGTTTTAATTTCCGGCGCCTGACGAAATCCTATCGTCCTTTCAG
The DNA window shown above is from Aphis gossypii isolate Hap1 chromosome 2, ASM2018417v2, whole genome shotgun sequence and carries:
- the LOC114128261 gene encoding polycystin-2-like — protein: MPTSSSIAAIDPGLPSDPIVRPKVIWKTRQIALDINDRELYVKLTIKELVAYVVFFVIFFTSCSSLYSYETFVVNREISSLFVEPTFSTYSDNDYDVSLKFDDIITMSHFWQYFHSVLCDKLYEIPTGVEKENGTELLYENKFLFRPRVRQVRVEEGHCAIRNQFKGLFQDCYVPYDTKYEDKTSFGPKKGTPWVHSDGSKTQGVFYQGEIASYGPGGFYFDFPKNKIDAKTKISDLEHDTWLNRGTRAVFVDFAIYNCNINVVCAVKLVFEFPASGGIVSSSSFRTVKLYRYAVADSVLTLIGMLAAVGFIIYFTVEEVFEIMYFKKDYIYVFWNYIDFSIVALGWWAIGVALMILFKERSLSGSSPKSAIAKTVTNRMSVEFLVARHENLVTLTAYLFFFVCVKVIKYTDLNRSMTIVYLSVGRCFKIVAGYLVIMVFVVSAFATLGYFAFGAQVKGFSTMYDSVLSSLRILMRDFDYRTLQDADAWFTTFFFVFFTCVVIFVLLTMLVAIVFHAYFDVDVEQSLEGRQPYVSDKVSAFVDRIIAKIGFNKWAEKRRSDRLKDELDRRITYQDVYKTLKRCGFTNSEVEKILNKYGIEPQKTVHEDEARQMFRDVLKNDQELSNKDIEDNTGGSDIKWLIKRVDLLENALDDVHKKCDIVIARLDAIRVKLPSNYAEQNLKDNPS